Proteins from one Anaerohalosphaeraceae bacterium genomic window:
- a CDS encoding glycoside hydrolase family 28 protein has protein sequence MNLQRMVVFLGLLGISAAAAAKEFNACEYGAVPDGKTVNTRAIQKAIDACAQAGGGTVMFSPGTYLTGSIFLKERVDLRVDEGVLIKGVQDESEYPEIYTRVAGIETDWPAALINAHNVSNVRIYGKGTIDGSGSMWWDKYWTMRREYDPKGLRWVVDYDCKRPRLILIYNASNVKLEGLTLQEPGFWTVHICYSTNVVVDGLTIRANLDERVGPSSDGIDIDSSSNVLVQNCDIDCNDDNFCLKAGRDADGLRVNRPTYNVVIRDCIARRGHGLITFGSETSGGIYNVEAYNLKAYGTSTGIRFKSTQGRGGTVRDAYIHDIQMHNVREAIKLDYDWYPAYNTVPDEVRKQLEAEGREFPKHWKALLQQVPEDLGTPYIRDITIRNIKGVDSETAISVSGRKNQPAGSFLLENIDITAKKAGIIKNAENWVFRNVRIQADDGSKVRFENCRSMTGLE, from the coding sequence ATGAATTTGCAAAGAATGGTTGTGTTTCTGGGGTTGCTGGGGATTTCAGCGGCGGCCGCGGCCAAAGAGTTTAACGCCTGCGAGTACGGGGCGGTGCCGGACGGCAAAACGGTCAATACCAGGGCCATTCAGAAAGCGATCGATGCCTGCGCACAGGCGGGCGGCGGGACGGTGATGTTTTCGCCCGGTACCTATCTGACCGGTTCGATTTTTCTCAAAGAGCGGGTGGATTTGCGGGTGGACGAAGGGGTCCTGATTAAGGGGGTTCAGGATGAGTCGGAGTATCCGGAAATCTATACACGCGTGGCGGGGATTGAGACGGACTGGCCCGCAGCGCTGATTAATGCCCACAACGTGTCCAACGTGCGGATATACGGCAAGGGAACCATCGACGGATCCGGCTCGATGTGGTGGGATAAATACTGGACGATGCGGCGGGAGTATGACCCCAAGGGCCTGCGCTGGGTAGTGGATTACGACTGCAAGCGGCCGCGGCTGATTCTGATTTACAATGCGTCCAATGTGAAGCTGGAGGGCCTGACGCTTCAGGAGCCGGGCTTCTGGACGGTGCATATCTGCTACAGCACCAATGTTGTCGTGGACGGGCTGACGATTCGGGCCAACCTCGATGAGCGGGTCGGCCCCAGTTCAGACGGGATTGACATCGATTCGTCCTCCAACGTGCTGGTGCAGAACTGCGATATTGACTGCAACGATGACAATTTCTGCCTGAAGGCCGGACGGGATGCCGACGGGCTGCGGGTGAACCGTCCGACGTACAATGTGGTGATTCGGGACTGCATCGCCCGCCGCGGACACGGCCTGATTACCTTCGGCAGCGAGACCTCCGGCGGCATCTACAATGTGGAAGCGTACAATCTGAAGGCCTACGGAACCAGCACCGGCATTCGGTTCAAATCCACGCAGGGCCGAGGCGGTACGGTGCGCGATGCCTATATTCACGACATCCAGATGCACAATGTCCGCGAGGCCATCAAGCTGGATTATGACTGGTATCCGGCGTACAACACCGTGCCGGACGAAGTGCGCAAACAGCTGGAGGCAGAAGGCCGGGAATTTCCCAAACATTGGAAGGCGCTGCTTCAGCAGGTGCCGGAGGATTTGGGGACGCCCTATATTCGGGATATTACCATTCGCAACATCAAGGGGGTGGATTCGGAAACGGCGATTTCCGTCAGCGGACGCAAAAATCAGCCGGCCGGTTCCTTTTTACTGGAAAACATTGACATCACCGCCAAAAAGGCGGGCATCATTAAGAATGCGGAAAACTGGGTCTTTCGGAATGTCCGAATTCAGGCGGATGACGGCTCAAAGGTTCGGTTTGAAAACTGCCGCAGTATGACGGGGCTTGAATGA
- a CDS encoding DUF5010 C-terminal domain-containing protein, which yields MEKLDRGVIAVRSGNSNYIGWRLFGTDPADIGFNVYRDSVKLNSTPITNSTNYLDTGGTLSSTYRIVPVINGIERKATEPVSVWSTPYLTIPLQVPSGVTTPDGYTCTYSPNDCSVGDLDGDGQYEIIVKWDPDNSKDNSVSGYTGNVYLDAYKLNGTFLWRIDLGINIRAGAHYTQFMVYDLDSDGRAEVACKTAPYTVDGQGNYVLMPGDVLADYRNSSGYILSGPEYLTIFDGLTGAELATTYYVPPRGNVSSWGDSYGNRVDRFLACVAYLDGQRPSLVMCRGYYTRAVLAAWDWRDGQLTQRWVFDTNNGYSSYMGQGNHNLSVADVDGDGFDEIVYGSCTIDHNGKGLYSTGLGHGDALHVSDMDPDRPGLEVWQCHESSPYGASFRDAATGQVIFRYTASGDTGRACAGDIRADYRGYEVWASTGVPLSTCTGVNLGSHSNPINFMVWWDGDLLREFLDSNVISKYGVGTLLTATGCSANNGSKSTPCLSADIFGDWREEVIWRTNDNAALRIYTTTAVAGYRFYTLMHDPQYRLAIAWQNVAYNQPPHPGFYLGDGMASPPVPDIILAGDIWVYGDFTNDDVVNLDDLPSFADIWLLNDCGLTPGLDLNEDCRINYYEFAVFAENWEGPERIPPAVPTGLLAWAGDGMVTLDWADNTESDLLGYNVYRSETSGSGYILLNPEPLTASAYVDTSVQNGLTYYYVVTAVDNLLNESAYSSEVIAAPDSITTIVIQENEPGFIGVFTGTIDSNNAGFTGTGFANTANAVGMYIEWSVYAASAGTYELQWRYANGSTSNRTGAVSVSGVTRATNVSFPSTGGWTTWTTTAAVPVPLSAGSNRIRLIAEKSEGLANIDWMSVTGVSPLPGS from the coding sequence ATGGAAAAACTCGACAGGGGGGTGATTGCTGTCCGGTCGGGCAATTCCAATTATATCGGATGGAGATTGTTTGGAACAGATCCGGCGGATATCGGATTTAATGTCTATCGCGATTCCGTCAAACTGAATTCCACCCCCATCACCAACTCCACCAATTATTTAGATACGGGCGGGACCCTTTCGAGCACGTATCGAATTGTTCCGGTGATTAACGGGATTGAGCGGAAGGCCACGGAGCCGGTGAGCGTTTGGTCCACGCCTTATCTGACGATTCCTCTTCAGGTGCCTTCCGGTGTAACGACACCGGACGGCTATACCTGCACCTACAGTCCAAACGATTGCAGTGTCGGCGACCTGGACGGGGACGGCCAGTATGAGATTATCGTCAAATGGGACCCGGATAATTCCAAAGACAATTCTGTTTCAGGTTATACAGGAAATGTTTATCTGGATGCCTATAAACTGAACGGCACCTTTTTGTGGCGGATTGATTTGGGGATAAATATCCGAGCCGGGGCCCACTACACTCAGTTCATGGTCTATGACTTGGACAGTGATGGACGGGCGGAGGTAGCCTGTAAAACGGCTCCTTATACAGTGGATGGACAGGGCAATTATGTCCTGATGCCCGGTGATGTGCTGGCGGATTACCGCAACAGCAGCGGCTATATCCTTTCCGGCCCCGAGTATTTGACGATTTTTGACGGATTGACGGGCGCGGAACTGGCGACAACTTATTATGTTCCGCCTCGGGGGAATGTGAGTAGCTGGGGGGATTCCTACGGCAACCGGGTGGACCGGTTTCTGGCGTGTGTGGCCTATCTGGACGGTCAGCGGCCCAGTCTAGTGATGTGCCGAGGGTATTATACGCGGGCAGTGCTGGCCGCCTGGGACTGGCGGGACGGTCAGTTGACGCAGCGGTGGGTATTTGATACCAACAACGGCTATTCCTCTTATATGGGACAGGGCAATCACAACTTGAGTGTGGCCGATGTGGACGGCGACGGTTTTGACGAGATTGTTTACGGCTCCTGTACGATTGACCATAATGGAAAGGGGTTGTATTCAACGGGGCTCGGTCATGGGGATGCCCTCCATGTATCGGATATGGACCCGGACCGGCCGGGGCTGGAGGTCTGGCAGTGCCACGAGAGTTCGCCTTACGGGGCTTCTTTCCGGGATGCCGCAACGGGTCAGGTTATTTTCCGCTATACGGCCAGCGGGGATACAGGCCGGGCCTGTGCCGGCGACATCCGGGCGGATTATCGAGGATACGAGGTCTGGGCTTCCACCGGTGTACCGTTATCAACGTGTACCGGAGTAAACTTAGGCAGTCACTCCAACCCCATCAATTTTATGGTCTGGTGGGATGGGGATTTATTGCGGGAATTTCTTGACAGCAATGTCATCAGCAAATACGGCGTCGGCACGCTGCTTACGGCCACGGGTTGTTCGGCCAACAACGGGAGCAAGTCGACCCCGTGTCTGTCGGCCGACATCTTCGGCGACTGGCGGGAGGAAGTCATTTGGCGGACGAACGACAATGCGGCATTGCGGATTTATACAACCACAGCCGTGGCCGGCTATCGGTTCTATACGCTGATGCATGACCCCCAGTATCGGTTGGCGATTGCCTGGCAGAATGTGGCTTACAATCAGCCGCCGCATCCGGGGTTTTATCTGGGCGACGGGATGGCGTCTCCGCCGGTGCCGGATATCATTTTGGCCGGCGACATTTGGGTGTACGGCGATTTTACGAATGACGATGTCGTGAATCTGGATGATTTGCCTTCGTTTGCGGACATCTGGCTTCTGAATGATTGCGGCCTGACCCCAGGCCTGGATTTGAATGAGGACTGCCGGATTAATTATTATGAGTTTGCTGTTTTTGCCGAAAATTGGGAAGGGCCGGAGCGGATTCCGCCGGCGGTTCCGACGGGCCTGCTGGCCTGGGCCGGCGACGGAATGGTGACGCTGGACTGGGCGGACAATACGGAATCCGACCTGCTCGGGTATAATGTGTATCGCTCGGAGACATCCGGCAGCGGATATATCCTGCTCAATCCGGAGCCGCTGACGGCTTCGGCGTATGTCGATACGTCCGTCCAGAATGGGTTGACGTATTATTATGTGGTGACGGCGGTGGACAACCTGCTCAATGAGTCGGCGTATTCGAGTGAAGTCATTGCGGCACCGGACAGCATTACCACGATTGTCATTCAGGAAAATGAGCCGGGTTTTATCGGAGTCTTTACGGGGACGATTGACAGCAACAACGCGGGCTTTACAGGAACCGGTTTTGCCAATACAGCCAACGCCGTCGGGATGTATATTGAATGGTCCGTGTATGCGGCCTCGGCGGGAACGTACGAGCTGCAGTGGCGGTATGCCAACGGCAGCACCAGCAACCGAACCGGGGCCGTGAGTGTCAGCGGGGTGACTCGGGCGACGAATGTCAGTTTTCCGAGCACCGGCGGGTGGACAACCTGGACGACGACGGCTGCCGTTCCCGTGCCTTTGTCGGCCGGCAGCAACCGCATTCGGCTGATTGCGGAAAAGTCGGAAGGTCTGGCCAACATCGACTGGATGTCGGTGACAGGGGTTTCACCTCTGCCGGGTTCATAG
- a CDS encoding sialate O-acetylesterase encodes MKTAALFCRTAHRTAVLLWILFVLSAPALALEVCGIFGDSMVLQQGRPIPVWGKAASGEEITVRLAGQDKSVLADASGRWRIVLEPMLAGGPYEMTVSGKHETRTFVDVWLGEVWLCSGQSNMDMTVAREDRYWCGVLNEEAEVAAANWPGIRVFDVPFGTRDEPLDNVEGRWEVCSPVTVGHFSAAAYFFAREIHKKLNVPVGLITTAYGGSTAEAWISRKALEAETDLHFLLEEYARKCQEYDSGAAQKKYEADLAAWKEASAKAESAGQKPPRKPAAVKNPHLDQHSPCVLFNAMVSPLIPYAIRGTLWYQGESNIPTAAVYDRIMETLIRDWRSRWGQGDFPFVYVQLAGYGKPPAEPCRGGGTTRVREAQAKNRNLPNVAMVTAVDIGESDNIHPKNKQEVGRRLALAARSLAYGETIEYSGPVFESMVVEDNCIRLSFTHIGGGLVLKEGSPSGFAIAGPDRTFFWADVRIDGDTIVVCSPQVREPLAVRYAWDDFPVVSLYNAEGLPAVPFRTDSFE; translated from the coding sequence ATGAAAACAGCAGCGCTCTTTTGCAGGACGGCGCACAGAACAGCGGTCCTCCTTTGGATTCTTTTCGTTCTTTCCGCTCCGGCACTTGCCCTGGAGGTGTGCGGGATTTTCGGCGATTCGATGGTGCTTCAGCAGGGCCGGCCGATTCCGGTCTGGGGGAAGGCGGCTTCGGGGGAGGAAATCACTGTGCGGCTGGCCGGGCAGGACAAAAGCGTGCTGGCGGATGCTTCGGGCCGGTGGCGGATTGTGCTGGAACCGATGCTGGCCGGCGGGCCGTATGAAATGACGGTTTCCGGGAAGCACGAAACCCGAACGTTTGTGGATGTCTGGCTCGGTGAGGTGTGGCTTTGCTCGGGCCAATCGAATATGGATATGACGGTCGCTCGAGAGGACCGGTATTGGTGCGGCGTGCTCAACGAGGAGGCGGAGGTGGCGGCGGCCAACTGGCCGGGCATTCGGGTCTTTGATGTGCCGTTCGGCACTCGTGATGAGCCCCTTGATAATGTGGAGGGCCGCTGGGAGGTCTGTTCCCCGGTGACGGTCGGGCATTTTTCGGCGGCGGCGTATTTTTTCGCCCGCGAGATTCATAAAAAACTGAATGTGCCGGTCGGGCTGATTACAACGGCTTACGGGGGCAGTACCGCCGAGGCCTGGATCAGCCGAAAAGCCCTCGAGGCCGAAACGGACCTGCACTTTCTGCTGGAGGAGTACGCCCGAAAATGTCAGGAGTATGACAGCGGGGCGGCTCAAAAGAAGTATGAAGCGGATTTGGCCGCGTGGAAAGAGGCCTCCGCCAAGGCCGAATCTGCCGGACAAAAACCGCCGCGAAAACCCGCCGCTGTGAAGAATCCGCATCTGGACCAGCACAGCCCCTGCGTGCTTTTTAATGCGATGGTTTCGCCGCTGATTCCCTATGCAATTCGCGGGACCTTGTGGTATCAGGGGGAATCCAATATTCCGACGGCGGCGGTGTATGACCGGATTATGGAAACGCTCATCCGGGACTGGAGAAGCCGCTGGGGACAGGGGGATTTTCCGTTTGTGTATGTGCAGCTGGCCGGCTACGGCAAGCCGCCGGCGGAGCCCTGCCGAGGCGGAGGCACAACACGGGTAAGGGAAGCCCAGGCAAAAAATCGCAATCTCCCCAATGTTGCGATGGTTACGGCGGTCGATATCGGTGAGTCGGACAATATTCATCCCAAGAATAAACAGGAAGTCGGCAGACGTTTGGCACTGGCGGCCCGCTCGCTGGCTTATGGGGAAACAATAGAATATTCCGGTCCCGTCTTTGAAAGTATGGTGGTGGAAGACAATTGCATTCGTCTGTCTTTTACACATATCGGAGGCGGGCTGGTTTTGAAAGAAGGCAGCCCGAGCGGCTTTGCGATTGCAGGTCCGGACCGAACGTTTTTTTGGGCGGATGTCCGAATTGACGGCGATACAATAGTAGTCTGTTCCCCGCAGGTCCGGGAACCGCTGGCGGTCCGCTATGCGTGGGATGATTTTCCTGTTGTGAGCTTGTATAACGCGGAAGGACTGCCCGCCGTTCCGTTTCGTACAGATTCTTTTGAATAG
- the nusA gene encoding transcription termination factor NusA, with product MNQDVLRIVDSISRDKSIDKESVFQDLEAAMVSAARKHFGAPPESDITVHIDRKTGDISAFKDGSPIDIQRLGRISAQTARQVMIQKLRADERESIYAEYVQRKGEIVNGTVARFEGGVLVVNLSPRVEAILPKSEQISGETHHPGERIRAMILDVRDVSSQVKIILSRTHPDFIRRLFELEVPEVSEGIIEIKALAREAGYRTKIAVDSTDDKVDPVGACVGVRGSRIKNIVDELGGEKIDIVPWSDSSQVFIANALRPAKVSEIAICFELGRATVVVPEDQLSLAIGKHGQNVRLAARLTSWDIDILTPPEYNREVERLSACIGQVEGVDDSFVDKLLALGIISVLDLEEVGVEPLVEELKISSELALRIIKAAEAAAKEMAAEEKMTQAEGLLMQEKARSERKRKS from the coding sequence ATGAATCAGGATGTATTACGAATCGTTGACAGTATTTCACGAGACAAAAGTATTGATAAGGAGTCTGTCTTCCAGGACCTTGAAGCCGCGATGGTTTCGGCAGCGCGCAAGCACTTCGGGGCTCCGCCGGAAAGTGATATTACCGTTCATATCGACCGCAAAACGGGAGATATTTCCGCCTTTAAGGATGGCAGTCCGATTGATATCCAAAGATTAGGGCGGATTTCGGCGCAGACAGCGCGCCAGGTGATGATTCAGAAACTCCGCGCGGATGAACGGGAGAGCATTTACGCGGAGTATGTTCAGCGGAAAGGTGAGATTGTCAACGGGACTGTAGCACGTTTTGAAGGCGGGGTGCTGGTTGTGAACCTAAGTCCTCGTGTAGAGGCGATTTTGCCAAAATCCGAGCAAATCAGCGGGGAAACGCATCACCCCGGAGAGCGGATTCGTGCGATGATTCTTGATGTGCGTGATGTATCCAGTCAGGTGAAAATTATTCTTTCCCGAACCCATCCGGATTTTATCCGCCGTCTCTTTGAATTGGAGGTACCGGAGGTGAGCGAAGGGATTATTGAGATAAAAGCCCTGGCCCGGGAGGCGGGCTATCGGACCAAAATTGCCGTGGATTCCACGGATGACAAAGTGGACCCGGTAGGGGCTTGTGTTGGGGTTCGGGGAAGCCGAATCAAAAATATTGTCGATGAGCTTGGTGGAGAAAAGATTGACATTGTGCCCTGGAGTGATTCTTCTCAGGTTTTCATTGCCAACGCACTTCGTCCGGCTAAGGTGAGTGAAATCGCCATTTGTTTTGAACTGGGGCGAGCAACGGTGGTTGTACCCGAAGACCAGTTAAGCTTGGCGATCGGCAAGCACGGCCAAAATGTGCGTTTGGCCGCTCGTTTGACCAGCTGGGATATTGATATTTTAACTCCTCCGGAGTATAACCGAGAGGTGGAGCGGCTTTCGGCCTGCATCGGTCAAGTTGAGGGGGTAGATGATTCTTTTGTCGATAAGTTGCTGGCCTTGGGAATTATTTCCGTTTTGGATCTTGAAGAGGTGGGGGTAGAGCCGCTGGTAGAGGAACTGAAGATTTCGAGTGAGTTGGCTCTTCGGATTATTAAGGCCGCGGAAGCAGCCGCCAAAGAAATGGCGGCGGAAGAAAAAATGACCCAGGCCGAAGGCTTGCTGATGCAGGAAAAGGCGCGCAGCGAAAGAAAACGAAAGAGTTAA
- a CDS encoding glycosyl hydrolase — MNRWDRLARQAAGLLVALGLSGWVFAAQTPIGWPTPTAENKPWTRWWWLGSAVNEADLSFLLEEYSRAGIGGVEICPIYGVKGYEEQFIDFLSPKWMKMLAHTTAEAQRLGMGVDLTTGTGWPFGGPYVPDELASMKVLCERYSVSGGQVFEASVPKNPRAYLMALIAVAADGRRMDLTAKVKDGRLRWEVPQGSWTIYELAGRRPVQKVKRAAPGGAGNVVDPFSVSALEKYLAAFDKAFAGYGGRMPRAHFHDSFEYFEADWTAEFLREFQKRRGYDLRDYVEFLFGEDSSETAARVKCDCRRTLSELHIAYIEHWTQWCHRYKGLSRNQAHGAPANLIDLYAAADIPETEIFRSVDNRQIPMMKMASSAAHLKGQTLTSAESFTWLKEHFQASLADAKAAADFLFLSGVNHLFFHGIPYSPQEAPWPGWQFYASVNFGPGGGLWQDLPAFTDYLTRCQSILQAGRPDNEILLYWPVYDLWQDSKGFYQAFRIHNQEQWFYDSSFYKTAMDLWNRGYGYDAVSDRFLQKSTVRDGKIVLGGNSYSAVLIPACRLMPTETLETLLKLADKGAVILFDSGLPSDVPGLKDWQKRREKLNNTLQSLAFREEAAGSFRSCVRRKGKILVGNIEPMLQSVGIGREACTDTGIQVVRRSHSEGYYYFLVNQSQKPLERWIPLGRPARSAVLMDPLHSEWVGLAAVRSEGGQTQVYIQMTAGQSLILKTFSKELPKGPEWTYLRLGPGSVSLEGRWMVEFIQGGPSLPKPCHIERLDSWTRWGDEETERFAGTARYTLEFEKPAGTAEDWILDLGTVCESARVRLNGKEVGTLWTPPYVCRIGGLLRESHNKLEIDVTNLAANRIRDLDRRQIRWKYFYDINVVNIDYKPFNAADWPLRDSGLLGPVRLIPARGLNPLTEPNRISDKPTLFIIGDSTVKNNTRGLQGWGDPIADFFDLSKISVQNRAIGGRSSRTFFTEGRWQKVLEEMKEGDFLMIQFGHNDSGPLGTGRARASLKGIGEETEEVVLEATGQKEVVHTYGWYLRKYIREAKEKGVQPILLSPVPRNIWKDGKLTRAGSDYAAWAAQVAQAEGVPFINLNESIARVYEQQGQEKVTQEYFLEDHTHTTSAGARLNALMVVEGIRKIEDCQLRHYLK; from the coding sequence ATGAATCGATGGGACCGATTGGCTCGGCAGGCGGCCGGGCTGCTGGTTGCACTCGGATTGTCCGGATGGGTTTTTGCCGCACAAACGCCGATTGGCTGGCCGACACCGACGGCGGAGAACAAGCCGTGGACGCGATGGTGGTGGCTGGGCAGTGCGGTCAACGAAGCCGATTTGTCGTTTTTGCTGGAAGAGTACAGCCGGGCAGGCATCGGAGGGGTCGAAATCTGTCCGATTTACGGCGTCAAGGGATACGAGGAGCAGTTTATTGATTTTCTTTCGCCGAAGTGGATGAAGATGCTGGCCCACACGACAGCGGAGGCCCAGCGGCTTGGAATGGGGGTGGATTTGACCACGGGGACCGGCTGGCCGTTCGGCGGACCGTATGTGCCGGATGAGCTGGCCTCAATGAAGGTGCTTTGCGAGCGGTATTCGGTCTCCGGCGGGCAGGTCTTTGAAGCGTCTGTTCCGAAAAATCCGAGGGCTTATCTGATGGCCCTGATTGCCGTTGCGGCGGATGGACGCCGGATGGATTTGACGGCAAAGGTCAAAGACGGCAGACTCCGCTGGGAAGTGCCGCAGGGCAGCTGGACAATTTATGAATTGGCGGGACGGCGTCCGGTGCAGAAGGTTAAGCGCGCCGCTCCGGGCGGTGCGGGGAACGTCGTGGACCCGTTTTCGGTGTCGGCTCTTGAAAAATACCTGGCTGCTTTTGACAAGGCCTTTGCGGGGTACGGCGGACGGATGCCGCGGGCCCATTTCCACGATTCGTTTGAGTACTTTGAAGCGGACTGGACGGCGGAGTTCTTACGGGAGTTTCAGAAGCGGCGGGGCTATGACCTGAGGGACTATGTTGAGTTTTTGTTCGGAGAGGATTCATCCGAAACAGCCGCCCGCGTGAAGTGCGACTGCCGCCGGACGCTTTCCGAGCTGCATATTGCCTATATCGAGCACTGGACGCAGTGGTGTCATCGATACAAGGGGCTCTCCCGCAATCAGGCCCACGGGGCGCCGGCCAATCTGATTGATTTGTATGCCGCGGCGGATATTCCGGAAACCGAAATCTTCCGTTCCGTGGATAACCGGCAGATTCCGATGATGAAGATGGCCTCTTCGGCGGCCCATTTGAAAGGGCAGACCCTGACCTCCGCCGAGTCTTTTACATGGCTCAAAGAGCATTTTCAGGCCTCACTGGCGGATGCCAAAGCGGCGGCGGATTTTCTGTTTTTGTCCGGCGTCAATCACCTTTTCTTTCACGGGATTCCGTATTCGCCGCAGGAGGCCCCCTGGCCGGGCTGGCAGTTTTATGCCTCGGTCAATTTCGGGCCCGGCGGCGGACTGTGGCAGGACCTGCCGGCGTTTACGGACTACCTGACCCGCTGTCAGTCGATCCTCCAGGCGGGCCGGCCGGATAATGAGATTCTGCTGTACTGGCCGGTCTATGATTTGTGGCAGGATTCAAAGGGCTTCTATCAGGCCTTTCGCATTCACAATCAGGAACAGTGGTTTTATGACAGTTCTTTCTATAAGACAGCGATGGACCTGTGGAACCGAGGATACGGATATGATGCCGTTTCCGACAGGTTTCTCCAAAAGAGCACCGTTCGGGATGGAAAAATTGTTCTCGGAGGCAATTCCTATTCGGCGGTTTTGATTCCGGCCTGCCGCCTGATGCCGACGGAGACACTGGAGACGCTGCTGAAACTGGCCGACAAGGGAGCCGTGATTTTGTTCGATTCGGGTCTGCCTTCGGATGTTCCCGGACTGAAGGATTGGCAGAAGAGACGGGAGAAGCTGAACAACACTCTGCAATCGCTTGCTTTCCGGGAGGAGGCAGCGGGTTCCTTCCGATCTTGTGTGCGCAGGAAAGGAAAGATTTTGGTTGGAAATATCGAGCCGATGCTCCAGTCCGTCGGGATTGGCCGGGAAGCGTGCACAGATACGGGTATCCAGGTCGTTCGAAGGAGCCATTCGGAGGGGTACTATTACTTTCTGGTGAATCAGAGCCAAAAACCGCTGGAGCGGTGGATACCGCTGGGCAGGCCAGCCCGTTCCGCTGTTTTGATGGACCCCCTCCATTCGGAGTGGGTGGGTCTGGCGGCTGTTCGCAGCGAAGGCGGACAAACGCAGGTGTACATCCAGATGACGGCGGGACAATCGCTGATTTTGAAAACATTCTCCAAAGAGCTGCCGAAGGGCCCTGAATGGACGTATCTTCGCTTGGGCCCGGGTTCGGTTTCTTTAGAAGGGCGATGGATGGTTGAGTTTATCCAGGGCGGCCCTTCTCTGCCGAAGCCGTGTCACATTGAGCGGCTGGATTCCTGGACTCGATGGGGTGATGAGGAAACCGAGCGGTTTGCGGGGACGGCTCGTTATACGCTCGAGTTTGAAAAGCCCGCCGGCACTGCCGAGGATTGGATTCTCGATTTGGGGACGGTTTGCGAGAGCGCACGGGTTCGGCTGAATGGAAAGGAAGTGGGAACTCTCTGGACGCCGCCGTATGTGTGCCGAATCGGCGGACTGCTTCGTGAAAGTCACAATAAGCTGGAGATTGATGTGACAAACCTGGCGGCTAACCGCATCCGGGATTTGGACAGGCGGCAGATTCGGTGGAAATATTTCTACGATATTAATGTAGTGAATATCGACTATAAACCGTTCAATGCGGCAGACTGGCCGCTTCGAGATTCGGGTCTGTTGGGGCCGGTTCGCCTGATTCCGGCAAGGGGTTTGAATCCCCTGACGGAGCCGAACCGAATTTCGGATAAGCCGACTCTTTTTATAATAGGGGATTCCACCGTGAAAAACAATACCCGCGGCTTGCAGGGATGGGGGGACCCGATTGCGGACTTTTTCGATTTATCGAAGATATCTGTCCAAAATCGGGCTATCGGCGGGCGAAGCAGCCGCACCTTTTTCACGGAAGGGCGATGGCAGAAGGTATTGGAGGAGATGAAGGAGGGCGATTTTCTTATGATTCAGTTTGGGCATAACGACAGCGGGCCGCTGGGGACAGGCAGGGCTCGCGCTTCCCTGAAGGGAATCGGCGAGGAGACGGAAGAAGTTGTATTAGAAGCAACGGGGCAGAAAGAGGTCGTTCATACCTATGGGTGGTACCTGCGAAAATACATTCGCGAAGCGAAAGAGAAGGGGGTTCAGCCGATTCTTTTATCGCCGGTTCCTCGCAACATCTGGAAGGACGGCAAGTTAACAAGGGCCGGTTCCGATTATGCTGCCTGGGCGGCACAGGTTGCACAGGCCGAGGGGGTTCCTTTCATCAATTTAAATGAGTCGATTGCCCGTGTTTATGAACAGCAGGGACAGGAGAAGGTCACGCAGGAATACTTTTTGGAGGACCACACTCATACGACATCGGCGGGTGCCCGTTTGAATGCCCTTATGGTGGTAGAAGGAATCCGAAAAATAGAAGACTGCCAACTTCGGCATTATTTGAAATAA
- a CDS encoding sigma-70 family RNA polymerase sigma factor: MPEERKNLTSEDYRLFIKLYLANERRLYGFVRALIPNWSDVDDVIQETAAVLWSKFDQFDKSTNFSAWALKIAHFQILNYYKNQKKDKVYFSEDMLNLLAEKNLEYPNADERLPILKKCLQQLKAYELSLIQMRYEPGSSTRRVAEQTGKELHVLYRMFNKIHAKLLLCIRRNLREVYS, from the coding sequence ATGCCGGAAGAAAGAAAAAATCTGACATCGGAAGACTACCGGCTTTTTATCAAGCTCTATCTGGCCAACGAACGCCGGCTCTATGGGTTTGTACGGGCCCTGATTCCAAACTGGTCAGATGTAGATGATGTCATCCAGGAAACGGCTGCCGTCCTTTGGTCCAAGTTTGACCAATTTGACAAATCCACAAATTTCTCCGCATGGGCCCTGAAAATAGCCCATTTCCAGATCCTGAATTACTATAAAAATCAGAAAAAGGACAAGGTTTACTTCAGCGAAGATATGCTCAATCTTCTCGCAGAGAAAAACCTCGAATACCCCAATGCGGATGAACGGCTTCCGATTCTGAAAAAATGCCTTCAGCAGCTGAAGGCCTATGAGCTGTCGCTGATTCAGATGCGCTACGAGCCGGGCAGCTCGACACGCCGGGTCGCCGAACAGACCGGCAAGGAGCTCCACGTGCTCTATCGAATGTTCAACAAAATCCATGCAAAACTCCTGCTGTGCATTCGCCGGAATCTTCGGGAGGTGTATTCATAA